The Corallococcus exiguus genome has a window encoding:
- a CDS encoding lipopolysaccharide biosynthesis protein, translating to MTARSVGSNFVWSLSAGLIYALAQWGVLVAFARLATMEEVGQFALALAITAPVLLMSRMQLRTLQATDARSAFGFEHYLGLMVLNVVAGVAMCCAIATGMADSLHAGWVIALVALAKGFEAVSEVFYGALQKVERLGLIARSTIAKSVLSVVLVPLALRLTHSPIAGAAAMAFAWAIVLFVFDARALRREFPGVRPWSTLWRTPWRTEGTRLKALFLLCWVLGLTALMGALRPNIPRYLLEAHAGHAELGMYAALAYFAALGGRVVHSLGQAVSPRLGRYHAAGDARRYGKVLAGFTAASAGVGLCAIAGAALLGRWALTLFYGAAYAGNLTLFVWLMGAAALEYVCLSLAVGLTAARELKGQVVLLVVSVAVVALGSAVWVPRVGPVGAAWALGLGWVSELACSVWLTLRVWRRLTAPEPAQALRTAPSGPVDAREPTTG from the coding sequence ATGACAGCGCGCTCGGTGGGGAGCAACTTCGTCTGGTCACTCTCCGCCGGGCTCATCTATGCCCTCGCGCAATGGGGCGTCCTGGTGGCCTTCGCGCGGCTGGCCACCATGGAGGAGGTGGGCCAGTTCGCGCTCGCCCTGGCCATCACCGCCCCGGTGCTGCTGATGTCTCGCATGCAGCTGCGCACGCTCCAGGCCACGGACGCCCGGAGCGCCTTCGGCTTCGAGCACTACCTGGGCCTGATGGTGCTCAACGTCGTCGCGGGCGTGGCGATGTGCTGCGCCATCGCCACGGGGATGGCGGACTCGCTCCACGCGGGCTGGGTCATCGCGCTGGTGGCGCTGGCCAAGGGCTTCGAGGCGGTGAGCGAGGTCTTCTACGGCGCGCTCCAGAAGGTGGAGCGGCTGGGGCTCATCGCCCGGTCCACCATCGCCAAGAGCGTGCTGTCCGTGGTGCTGGTGCCGCTGGCGCTGCGGCTCACGCACAGCCCCATCGCCGGCGCGGCGGCCATGGCCTTCGCCTGGGCCATCGTCCTCTTCGTCTTCGACGCGCGGGCGCTCCGGCGCGAGTTCCCCGGCGTGCGCCCCTGGAGCACCCTCTGGCGCACGCCGTGGCGCACGGAGGGCACGCGGCTCAAGGCGCTCTTCCTCCTGTGCTGGGTGCTGGGCCTCACCGCGCTGATGGGCGCGCTGCGGCCCAACATCCCCCGCTACCTGCTGGAGGCACACGCGGGCCATGCGGAGCTGGGCATGTACGCCGCGCTCGCGTACTTCGCCGCGCTGGGCGGCCGGGTGGTGCACTCGCTGGGGCAGGCGGTGAGCCCCCGGCTGGGGCGCTACCACGCTGCGGGGGACGCGCGCCGCTACGGCAAGGTGCTGGCGGGCTTCACGGCGGCGTCCGCGGGGGTGGGCCTGTGCGCCATCGCCGGTGCGGCACTGCTCGGCCGGTGGGCGCTGACGCTCTTCTACGGCGCCGCCTATGCCGGAAATCTCACGTTGTTCGTCTGGCTGATGGGGGCGGCGGCGCTGGAGTACGTCTGCTTGAGCCTCGCGGTGGGACTCACCGCGGCGCGCGAGCTCAAGGGCCAGGTGGTGCTGCTCGTCGTCTCCGTGGCCGTGGTCGCGCTGGGCAGCGCGGTGTGGGTGCCGCGCGTGGGCCCGGTGGGGGCCGCATGGGCCCTGGGGCTGGGGTGGGTGTCGGAACTCGCGTGCAGCGTCTGGCTGACCTTGCGCGTCTGGCGGCGGCTGACGGCCCCGGAGCCCGCGCAAGCGCTTCGGACCGCCCCTTCGGGCCCCGTGGATGCACGGGAGCCGACAACAGGATGA
- a CDS encoding sugar transferase: MQRQAGTGLFLKRCIDVVAAGVGLICLSPVMAATGLFVRLTMGGPVLFRQRRPGKNGQLFTVLKFRTMLEATDANGQVLPDEQRLTWAGRLLRSTSLDELPQLWNVLRGDMSLVGPRPLLVEYLPRYSAEQARRHDVLPGITGWAQINGRNALSWEERFRQDVWYVDHWSVALDLKILALTVARVLQRQGISFASEATMNKFMGTPQPEARVLALRQQEQAQVSPPSAAPVSGERLGPPPPPARVPGA; encoded by the coding sequence ATGCAAAGACAGGCAGGAACCGGGCTGTTCCTCAAGCGGTGCATCGACGTGGTGGCGGCAGGAGTGGGATTGATATGCCTTTCCCCCGTGATGGCCGCCACGGGGCTGTTCGTCCGTCTGACCATGGGCGGCCCCGTCCTCTTCCGGCAGCGGCGCCCGGGGAAGAATGGCCAGCTGTTCACCGTCCTCAAGTTCCGCACGATGCTGGAGGCCACGGACGCGAACGGACAGGTGCTGCCGGACGAGCAGCGCCTCACCTGGGCCGGGCGGCTCTTGCGCTCCACCAGCCTGGATGAGCTGCCGCAGCTGTGGAACGTGCTCCGGGGCGACATGAGCCTGGTGGGGCCGCGTCCGCTGCTCGTGGAGTACCTGCCGCGTTACTCCGCGGAGCAGGCGCGGCGCCACGACGTGCTGCCCGGCATCACCGGCTGGGCGCAGATCAACGGCCGCAACGCGCTCTCCTGGGAGGAGCGCTTCCGGCAGGACGTCTGGTACGTGGACCACTGGAGCGTGGCGCTGGACCTGAAGATACTGGCGCTGACGGTGGCGCGCGTGCTGCAGCGCCAGGGCATCTCCTTCGCCAGCGAGGCCACCATGAACAAGTTCATGGGCACCCCGCAGCCGGAGGCCAGGGTCCTGGCGCTCCGGCAGCAGGAACAGGCCCAGGTCAGCCCGCCGTCCGCAGCCCCTGTTTCCGGGGAACGGCTCGGACCCCCTCCACCACCCGCTCGAGTTCCCGGCGCGTGA
- a CDS encoding DegT/DnrJ/EryC1/StrS family aminotransferase, which translates to MSSRIYLSSPHMGTLERGYVDDAFASNWIAPLGPHVDAFQEEFARCVGTPHALALSSGTAALHLALQLVGVGPGDDVLVSTLTFSASVNPIRYLGASPVFIDSERTSWNMDPALLEEELAMRARLGRLPRAVVVVHLYGQSADLDPLMATCDRYGVPVVEDAAEALGSTYKGRAPGTVGRVGIYSFNGNKILTTSGGGMLVSADGELVQHALKLATQARDTAPHYQHSEVGYNYRMSNVLAAIGRGQLHVLEDRVAARRANHAFYAEAFRDLPGIQFMPEAPWGRHTRWLTTITIDPEAFGADREAVRTALERENIEARPVWKPMHLQPVFANFERRRGSVAEDLFRHGLCLPSGSNLTRRELERVVEGVRAVPRKQGLRTAG; encoded by the coding sequence ATGTCCTCCCGCATCTATTTGTCCTCGCCCCACATGGGCACGCTCGAGCGCGGCTATGTCGACGACGCGTTCGCAAGCAATTGGATTGCCCCCCTGGGCCCCCACGTCGATGCCTTCCAGGAGGAGTTCGCCCGGTGCGTGGGAACGCCGCACGCGCTGGCGCTGAGCTCCGGGACGGCCGCGCTCCACCTGGCGCTCCAGCTGGTGGGCGTGGGGCCCGGCGACGACGTGCTGGTGAGCACGCTCACCTTCTCCGCGTCGGTGAATCCCATCCGCTACCTGGGCGCGTCCCCGGTCTTCATCGACAGCGAGCGCACGTCCTGGAACATGGACCCCGCGCTGCTGGAGGAGGAGCTGGCGATGCGGGCCCGCCTGGGCCGGCTGCCCCGCGCCGTGGTGGTGGTGCACCTGTACGGCCAGAGCGCGGACCTGGATCCCCTCATGGCCACCTGCGACCGCTACGGCGTGCCCGTGGTGGAGGACGCGGCGGAGGCCCTGGGCAGCACCTACAAGGGACGGGCCCCTGGCACGGTGGGCCGCGTGGGCATCTATTCGTTCAACGGCAACAAAATCCTCACCACGTCCGGCGGCGGGATGCTGGTGTCCGCGGACGGCGAGCTGGTGCAGCACGCGCTCAAGCTGGCCACGCAGGCGCGAGACACGGCGCCGCACTACCAGCACTCGGAGGTTGGCTACAACTACCGGATGAGCAACGTGCTGGCCGCCATCGGGCGGGGGCAGCTGCACGTGCTGGAAGACCGGGTGGCCGCGCGCCGCGCGAACCACGCCTTCTACGCGGAGGCCTTCCGGGACCTGCCGGGCATCCAGTTCATGCCGGAGGCCCCGTGGGGCCGTCACACGCGCTGGCTGACGACCATCACCATCGACCCGGAGGCGTTCGGCGCGGACCGGGAAGCGGTCCGCACCGCGCTGGAGCGGGAGAACATCGAGGCGCGGCCGGTGTGGAAGCCGATGCACCTTCAACCCGTCTTCGCGAACTTCGAGCGGCGGCGGGGCAGCGTGGCGGAGGACCTGTTCCGCCACGGCCTGTGCCTGCCGTCCGGCTCCAACCTCACGCGCCGGGAACTCGAGCGGGTGGTGGAGGGGGTCCGAGCCGTTCCCCGGAAACAGGGGCTGCGGACGGCGGGCTGA
- a CDS encoding GNAT family N-acetyltransferase produces the protein MHRRHMRRNVRLGFVSTVCAARDAPPEERAGFREVYRQTMVRDQACRRYFFSDAYFEELFASPEAWLATTRAPDGTVASAALVVRSDGLLHYYLGGTADAHLARSPAKNVFGEMSALCVRLGLPLHLGGGLSPGDGLEDFKRGFSNASGRIHTHEIVCDAAVYASLSEGHPASGFFPAYRSQHLP, from the coding sequence ATGCACCGCCGACACATGCGGCGAAATGTCCGGCTGGGATTCGTGAGCACAGTGTGTGCGGCCCGGGACGCACCGCCTGAAGAGCGCGCGGGGTTTCGCGAGGTGTACCGGCAGACCATGGTCCGGGACCAGGCGTGCCGCCGGTACTTCTTCTCCGACGCGTACTTCGAGGAGCTGTTCGCGTCCCCGGAGGCCTGGCTCGCGACGACGCGCGCGCCGGATGGGACGGTCGCCTCCGCGGCCCTGGTCGTCCGCAGCGACGGCCTCCTGCACTACTACCTGGGCGGCACGGCGGATGCGCACCTGGCGCGCTCACCGGCGAAGAACGTCTTCGGCGAGATGAGCGCCTTGTGCGTGCGGCTGGGGCTTCCGCTTCACCTGGGGGGCGGGCTCTCTCCGGGGGACGGCCTGGAGGACTTCAAGCGCGGCTTCTCCAACGCCAGCGGCCGCATCCACACGCACGAAATCGTCTGCGACGCGGCGGTGTACGCTTCGCTTTCGGAGGGCCACCCCGCCAGCGGCTTCTTTCCGGCCTACCGCTCCCAGCACCTCCCATGA
- a CDS encoding polysaccharide biosynthesis protein, with amino-acid sequence MLGVDAVLIASSLVAATMLHFADGLSPACKEVLPRAVALLVVVRLVTLIWLGLHRWSFHRSGIHEAVRLELASLAGTIVFELLRTVFFMESLPGQVVALEFFVTTTLLGFHRFAPRMVRQWYLDRQRARAQGSQRTLIVGAGSAGDLLLRDLVRDRNSPWHVIGLVDDDPGKQGTYLNGKPVLGVLDALPELMKKHRVTQVLIAIPRLSPERTRHLLSLCRHQSVSFKIIPASFAYLDQKITAAMLHDLSPEHLLPRDAISFDHEEVHRLVTGRRILVTGGAGSIGSEIVRQVAGHSPASLVVVDINENELYLLVRQLQSRYPHVPVHSVVADIRDLDRLMRIGQEFAPQYVFHAAAHKHVPLMEDSPEEAIKNNVFGTQNVARMADACGAERFILISTDKAVKPSSVMGASKRLAEMVIRDIAVTSRTTFCAVRFGNVLGSAGSVVPLFKQQIQAGGPVTVTHPDCTRYFMIIPEAVGLVVLAGLGGYGELCILDMGEPVRIAELAANMITMTGLVPDKDISIVYTGLRPGEKLEETLMSEEEELTQKVRNRIKVARSPAPPADFQLQLRRLDRAARAGDSHDVKRALQDLIPAYTPSKMTGTVAKVLPAFGPAKPSSAEQNVSA; translated from the coding sequence ATGCTGGGCGTGGACGCGGTCCTCATCGCCAGCTCGCTGGTCGCCGCCACGATGCTGCACTTCGCGGACGGGCTGTCCCCGGCCTGCAAGGAGGTCCTGCCCCGGGCCGTGGCGCTGCTGGTCGTGGTGCGCCTGGTGACGCTCATCTGGCTGGGCCTGCACCGCTGGTCCTTCCACCGCTCCGGCATCCACGAGGCGGTCCGGCTGGAGCTGGCCAGCCTCGCGGGCACCATCGTGTTCGAATTGCTGCGCACCGTCTTCTTCATGGAGTCGCTGCCGGGGCAGGTGGTCGCGCTGGAGTTCTTCGTCACCACCACGCTCCTGGGCTTTCACCGCTTCGCCCCGAGAATGGTTCGACAGTGGTACCTGGACCGTCAGCGGGCGCGGGCGCAGGGCTCCCAGCGGACCCTCATCGTGGGAGCGGGCAGCGCCGGGGACCTGCTCCTGCGCGACCTGGTGCGCGACCGCAACAGCCCGTGGCACGTCATCGGTCTGGTGGATGACGACCCCGGCAAGCAGGGCACGTACCTCAACGGCAAGCCGGTGCTCGGCGTGCTGGACGCGCTGCCGGAGCTGATGAAGAAGCACCGGGTGACGCAGGTGCTCATCGCCATCCCCCGGCTGTCCCCGGAGCGCACCCGGCACCTCTTGAGCCTGTGCCGGCACCAGAGTGTCAGCTTCAAGATCATCCCGGCCTCGTTCGCGTACCTGGACCAGAAGATCACCGCCGCCATGCTGCACGACCTGTCCCCGGAGCACCTGCTGCCCCGGGATGCCATCTCGTTCGACCATGAAGAGGTGCACCGGCTGGTGACGGGCCGCCGCATCCTCGTCACCGGCGGCGCGGGCTCCATCGGCAGTGAAATCGTCCGGCAGGTCGCGGGGCACTCGCCCGCGTCGCTGGTGGTGGTGGACATCAACGAGAACGAGCTCTACCTGCTGGTGCGCCAGCTGCAGTCGCGCTACCCGCACGTGCCGGTGCACTCCGTGGTGGCGGACATCCGCGACCTGGACCGGCTGATGCGCATTGGCCAGGAGTTCGCGCCGCAGTACGTCTTCCACGCGGCGGCGCACAAGCACGTGCCCCTGATGGAGGACTCGCCGGAGGAGGCCATCAAGAACAACGTGTTCGGCACGCAGAACGTGGCGCGCATGGCGGACGCGTGCGGGGCGGAGCGCTTCATCCTCATCTCCACCGACAAGGCGGTGAAGCCCTCGTCGGTGATGGGCGCCTCCAAGCGGCTGGCGGAGATGGTCATCCGCGACATCGCCGTGACGTCGCGCACCACCTTCTGCGCCGTCCGCTTCGGCAACGTGCTGGGGTCCGCGGGCAGCGTGGTGCCGCTCTTCAAGCAGCAGATCCAGGCGGGCGGCCCCGTCACGGTCACCCACCCGGACTGCACCCGCTACTTCATGATCATCCCGGAGGCGGTGGGCCTGGTGGTGCTGGCCGGCCTGGGCGGCTACGGCGAGCTGTGCATCCTGGACATGGGAGAGCCGGTCCGCATCGCGGAGCTGGCCGCGAACATGATCACCATGACGGGCCTGGTGCCGGACAAGGACATCTCCATCGTCTACACGGGCCTGCGCCCCGGAGAGAAGCTGGAGGAGACGCTCATGTCCGAGGAGGAGGAGCTCACCCAGAAGGTGCGCAACCGCATCAAGGTGGCCCGCAGCCCCGCGCCGCCCGCGGACTTCCAGCTCCAGCTCAGGCGCCTGGACCGCGCGGCCCGCGCCGGTGACTCCCACGACGTGAAGCGCGCCCTCCAGGACCTCATCCCCGCGTACACCCCGTCGAAGATGACGGGGACGGTGGCGAAGGTGTTGCCCGCCTTCGGCCCCGCGAAGCCATCCTCGGCGGAGCAGAACGTCAGCGCCTGA
- a CDS encoding histidine phosphatase family protein encodes MTTEFILLRHGETEWNALGRLQGHLNSMLSREGQRQAEALAARLATLPFQALYSSDLDRAVQTASRIAARTGHDVQRDARLRERGLGVLEGLTRAEAGQRHPAVFAAYAEGHADYVVPEGESASQRLRLALHCLEELGARHPGARVVVVTHGGLLSALLRHCLGIPAAAPRAFSVLNAGWNQFDLHDGSLRMVTWGDVSHLRELSLDDT; translated from the coding sequence ATGACGACCGAATTCATCCTGCTCCGGCACGGGGAGACGGAGTGGAACGCACTGGGGCGCCTGCAGGGGCACCTGAACAGCATGCTCAGCCGTGAAGGGCAGCGGCAGGCGGAGGCGCTCGCGGCGCGGCTGGCCACCCTTCCCTTCCAGGCCCTCTACAGCAGCGACCTGGACCGCGCGGTGCAGACGGCCTCCCGCATCGCGGCGAGGACGGGTCACGACGTCCAGCGGGACGCGCGCCTGAGGGAGCGCGGGTTGGGCGTGCTCGAAGGGCTGACGCGCGCGGAGGCCGGCCAGCGTCACCCGGCTGTCTTCGCCGCGTACGCGGAGGGACATGCCGACTACGTGGTGCCCGAAGGGGAGAGCGCGTCCCAGCGCCTGCGGCTGGCGCTGCACTGCCTGGAGGAGCTGGGTGCGCGCCATCCGGGGGCCCGCGTCGTGGTGGTCACCCATGGCGGCCTGCTCAGCGCCCTGTTGCGCCACTGCCTGGGCATCCCCGCCGCCGCGCCGCGCGCCTTCTCCGTCCTCAACGCGGGTTGGAACCAGTTCGACCTCCATGACGGGTCCTTGCGGATGGTGACCTGGGGGGACGTCAGCCACCTGCGAGAGCTCAGCCTGGACGACACCTGA
- a CDS encoding winged helix-turn-helix domain-containing protein, producing the protein MRTPTAPGLGPPAVFVGRAQEVRRLGDMLRRVRTGVVYGLPGAGKSALVAAVAAKHRGPVVHRRVRPGDTLDTVVDDVRRLLSEAPVAQALSDASRLEALAGELEARRALCVLDDLHVLGPPERAALVEDLGGRLRQGTLLATSRESVPRHAASPDRVELRLEGLSEEAARELWRELDALYGERDGFDAAWGRSRGLPFLLRRAHAGDTGGDEPVRAALAALPADERRLAAMMALSQLPLTTSTLRPVLSGDAADQALRQLGAKLLVETDSRGRHGVHDLVREAMVSLLSPEEARAGHEALLEVLEQEPLPAVVRVRAVCRHLQALGQHEARAAFIVARAESLVRHGAADELLGLLDSLPAALRTPQVKLAHARARVRLLDLRRAYPELVALRASLEAAAGAPDPESNEALREGVGAVLVRVALFALEPEACERTLESMPVPSSAEVFLQQLLAWTALRFFQGRLDESLAMLDNAATATGDRRVLGWCAYARALMLWIEGRDSELAEPLAQCVSLLEDAPLDSRGPLVAAMSAGILSRLGRFKEADAALASARERLGQLGAPRLALELDCIAAWVRGELGQRGAALAALRETEGRAEKAGYLFVRLLCRVGSGRMLLEMGRRAEGHAQLDAVEEEVRARGVVGLMRAARVARTLDVPGPDAPAITVEPREVRPGIAARQRALAALAAARSADAPRATALLTALEPLARGDDFALERTLGHLTRATLHRHAGRAREAAQALEEATREGTRGGVDPELMAELTRPLASAAEATSPPEAPAPEAVVLDARRHELRAPGKTVSLERRALPRRLLYALARQPGRILPKEDCVRAMWNADYDPRLHDNALRVHVSHVRDMLEGTGTRVVFEDPGYRLEVSPGFTFVGG; encoded by the coding sequence ATGCGTACGCCAACCGCTCCGGGGCTGGGACCGCCGGCTGTCTTCGTGGGCCGAGCCCAGGAAGTACGGCGGCTGGGGGACATGCTGAGGCGCGTGCGCACGGGCGTCGTCTACGGGCTGCCCGGGGCGGGCAAGTCCGCGCTGGTGGCGGCGGTGGCCGCGAAGCACCGGGGGCCCGTCGTGCACCGGCGCGTGCGTCCCGGGGACACGCTGGACACGGTGGTGGACGACGTGCGCCGCCTGCTGAGCGAAGCGCCCGTGGCCCAGGCCCTGTCGGACGCGTCCCGGCTGGAGGCGCTGGCGGGAGAGCTGGAGGCGCGCCGCGCCCTGTGCGTGCTGGACGACCTGCACGTGCTCGGGCCACCGGAGCGCGCGGCGCTGGTGGAGGACCTGGGAGGTCGGCTCCGGCAGGGCACGCTGCTGGCCACCTCCCGAGAGTCGGTCCCCCGGCACGCGGCGAGTCCGGACCGGGTGGAGCTGCGGCTGGAGGGCCTGTCGGAGGAGGCCGCGCGAGAGCTGTGGCGGGAGCTGGACGCGCTCTATGGAGAGCGCGACGGCTTCGACGCGGCGTGGGGCCGCTCGCGGGGCCTGCCCTTCCTCCTGCGCCGAGCCCACGCGGGCGACACGGGCGGAGACGAACCGGTGCGGGCGGCGCTCGCGGCGCTGCCCGCGGACGAACGGCGGCTGGCCGCGATGATGGCCCTGAGCCAGCTGCCGCTCACCACGAGCACGCTGCGGCCGGTGCTGTCCGGCGACGCGGCGGACCAGGCGCTGCGCCAGCTGGGCGCGAAGCTGCTGGTGGAGACGGACTCGCGGGGCCGGCACGGCGTGCACGACCTGGTGCGAGAGGCGATGGTGTCCCTGCTGTCGCCGGAAGAAGCGCGCGCGGGCCACGAAGCGCTGCTGGAGGTCCTGGAGCAGGAGCCCCTGCCCGCCGTGGTCCGGGTGCGCGCGGTGTGCCGCCATCTCCAGGCGCTCGGCCAGCATGAGGCGCGCGCGGCCTTCATCGTCGCGCGGGCGGAGTCCCTGGTGCGCCACGGCGCCGCGGACGAACTCCTGGGCCTCCTGGACTCGCTGCCCGCCGCGCTGCGCACGCCCCAGGTGAAGCTGGCCCATGCGAGAGCGCGGGTGCGGCTGCTGGATTTGCGCCGGGCCTATCCGGAGCTGGTGGCCCTGCGCGCCTCGCTGGAGGCCGCCGCCGGAGCGCCGGACCCGGAGTCGAACGAGGCCCTGCGCGAGGGCGTGGGCGCCGTGCTGGTGCGGGTGGCCCTCTTCGCGCTGGAGCCAGAGGCCTGCGAACGCACGCTGGAGTCCATGCCGGTGCCGAGCAGCGCGGAGGTCTTCCTCCAGCAATTGCTGGCATGGACCGCGCTGCGCTTCTTCCAGGGACGGCTGGATGAATCCCTGGCGATGCTGGACAACGCCGCCACCGCGACCGGGGACCGGCGCGTGCTGGGCTGGTGCGCCTACGCCCGCGCGCTGATGCTCTGGATTGAAGGCCGGGACAGCGAGCTGGCGGAGCCCCTGGCCCAATGTGTGTCATTGCTGGAGGACGCGCCGCTCGACTCGCGGGGCCCCCTGGTGGCGGCCATGTCCGCGGGCATCCTCAGCCGGCTGGGCCGCTTCAAGGAGGCCGACGCCGCGCTCGCCAGCGCCCGGGAGCGCCTGGGCCAGCTGGGCGCCCCCCGCCTCGCGCTGGAGCTGGACTGCATCGCGGCGTGGGTGCGCGGAGAGCTGGGACAGCGCGGAGCGGCGCTCGCGGCGCTGCGGGAGACGGAGGGCCGCGCGGAGAAGGCGGGCTACCTCTTCGTCCGGCTGCTGTGCCGCGTGGGCTCGGGCCGCATGCTGCTGGAAATGGGCCGGCGCGCGGAGGGCCACGCACAGCTGGACGCGGTGGAGGAAGAGGTCCGGGCGCGCGGCGTGGTGGGGCTGATGCGGGCCGCCCGGGTGGCGCGCACGCTGGACGTGCCAGGGCCGGACGCACCCGCCATCACCGTGGAGCCCCGCGAGGTGCGCCCCGGCATCGCCGCCCGCCAGCGCGCCCTGGCCGCCCTGGCCGCCGCCCGGAGCGCGGACGCCCCGCGCGCCACGGCGCTGCTCACCGCGTTGGAGCCCCTGGCGCGTGGTGACGACTTCGCGCTGGAGCGCACGCTGGGACACCTGACCCGCGCCACGCTCCACCGTCACGCGGGCCGCGCCCGCGAGGCGGCACAGGCCCTGGAGGAGGCCACGCGCGAAGGCACCAGGGGAGGAGTGGACCCCGAGCTGATGGCGGAGCTGACCCGGCCGCTCGCCTCCGCCGCGGAAGCCACTTCCCCTCCGGAAGCGCCCGCGCCAGAGGCAGTGGTGCTGGACGCCCGCCGTCACGAATTGCGAGCCCCGGGGAAGACCGTCTCCCTGGAGCGCAGAGCCCTGCCGCGAAGGCTGCTCTACGCCCTGGCCCGCCAACCGGGCCGCATCCTGCCGAAGGAGGACTGCGTGCGCGCCATGTGGAACGCGGACTACGACCCGCGCCTGCATGACAACGCCTTGCGCGTCCACGTGAGCCACGTGCGAGACATGCTGGAGGGCACCGGTACCCGGGTGGTCTTCGAGGACCCCGGCTACCGCCTGGAGGTGTCTCCAGGATTCACCTTCGTCGGCGGGTAG
- a CDS encoding trypsin-like serine protease gives MISAQMVRRWTAASAVSLLVVGCGPQTTEEKQTQPETPAPAATTQEIVGGSATTIGANPWQVSLQSSGGSHFCGGSIINESWILTAQHCVNSGGSISKPGRIVAGVTNRTTTTGGQVRTVSQVVVYPGYVDANYGKDAALLKLSSPLDLSGANVKAIPYVTAADEASGVGGVGAVARVTGWGTLSSGSSSLPTTLQTVDVNIISNAAAQADYQGEETITADQLGAKAPGKDSCQGDSGGPLTVLKGSTRVLAGIVSWGYGCADASYAGMYGRVSSFASWIDTTVNAPQQPTQTLLNQTGISGAASSFKHYAITVPAGATTLTVEQSGGTGDADLYVRQGSQPTTTAYNCRPYLSGNGESCTITAPAAGTWYVSVRGYSAYSGVSLLATVP, from the coding sequence ATGATTTCGGCTCAGATGGTGCGTCGCTGGACTGCGGCCAGCGCGGTGTCGCTGCTGGTCGTCGGTTGCGGTCCCCAGACCACGGAAGAGAAGCAGACCCAGCCGGAGACGCCGGCTCCCGCCGCCACCACCCAGGAGATCGTCGGTGGCTCGGCGACCACCATCGGGGCGAACCCCTGGCAGGTGTCGCTGCAGAGCAGCGGCGGCAGCCACTTCTGCGGCGGCTCCATCATCAACGAGAGCTGGATCCTCACCGCGCAGCACTGCGTGAATTCGGGCGGCTCCATCTCCAAGCCGGGCCGCATCGTGGCGGGCGTCACCAACCGCACCACCACCACCGGCGGGCAGGTCCGCACCGTGTCCCAGGTGGTCGTGTACCCGGGCTACGTGGACGCCAACTACGGCAAGGACGCGGCGCTCCTCAAGCTGTCCTCGCCGCTGGACCTGAGCGGCGCGAACGTGAAGGCCATCCCCTACGTCACCGCGGCGGATGAGGCCTCGGGCGTGGGCGGCGTCGGCGCCGTGGCGCGCGTCACGGGCTGGGGCACGCTGTCCAGCGGCTCCTCCTCGCTGCCGACCACGCTCCAGACGGTGGACGTGAACATCATCAGCAACGCCGCCGCGCAGGCCGACTACCAGGGCGAAGAGACCATCACCGCAGACCAGCTGGGCGCGAAGGCCCCGGGCAAGGACTCCTGCCAGGGTGACAGCGGCGGTCCCCTCACCGTCCTCAAGGGCAGCACCCGCGTGCTCGCGGGCATCGTGAGCTGGGGCTACGGCTGCGCCGACGCGTCGTACGCGGGCATGTACGGCCGCGTGTCGTCCTTCGCCAGCTGGATCGACACCACCGTCAATGCCCCGCAGCAGCCGACGCAGACGCTGCTGAACCAGACCGGCATCTCCGGCGCGGCCAGCTCCTTCAAGCACTACGCCATCACCGTCCCCGCGGGCGCCACCACCCTGACGGTGGAGCAGTCCGGTGGCACGGGTGACGCGGACCTCTACGTGCGCCAGGGCTCGCAGCCCACCACGACGGCGTACAACTGCCGCCCGTACCTCAGCGGCAACGGGGAGTCCTGCACCATCACCGCCCCCGCGGCCGGCACCTGGTACGTCTCCGTGCGCGGCTACTCCGCGTACTCGGGCGTCTCCCTGCTCGCCACGGTGCCGTAG